GTTTAGAGGCAGAACTTctccccaggctcctgcagagccctgacCCCGttggtttgtgtgtgtctgATCTGGTTGTGTGTGGTCCAACCTCTCCATCCACCCACAGCGTGTCCGTGCTCAGCCCCAAACTGGGAGCTCCATTCAGTGTGACAGCCCatgtgcccagagcccagacCAGGAGAACTGTCTTTCCTAAGGAAGGGGGAGCAAGTTGGGGTTTCATCCTTGCTTTTCCACAAAGAACAGGAGGAATTGGGGTGTGTTACTGTTACCGTATCTCGAGAAGGGTCAGTGGTGGAATTATCCAAGCCCATGGATCAAAACAGCTGCCAGGCTTTGAGGAGGACTCAAGGGGGCCAGGCTCTAGACCCCCACCAGCAGCAAAGAGTCTTTTACCTGCCAAAAgtgttcccttttccctgttgGGAGGAGAAACATTTGACTGAGAAATGtctctgctcctttccctgcccacACTTAGAAGTTCTGGCTgactttaatttttgttttttaaaagattctaattttttttttttgttatcaataaaaaataaaaattaaaaataaaaaagaaagtggcaatatttttttctgtaagctTTTCCTAGGAAAAAGCGTGGTTTGTAACAAAGTTGTACAGTTCTGAAGTTTGAGATACGAGAAGTACTGTGTGAAACGCTGTAAATGGAGCAGAGATTATTTTATGTACAGTCTGACGTGGGGGAATCTTTTAATTCCAGTTGATTCTTAGGAAGAATTTGGTTCTTCACTGTCAGGGTTTGGAATTTCATggtttcattattattttttttttcttgtatagATTGCTGCATTAATTgaataaaagcagaaagcatCTCTTGGCCTGGCTGTGTGGTACTGGGGGCTGGGATGTGCCTCAATTCCCCCTGGCAGGAATGAGGTGGTTTGGGAGCAGGGAACTGGTTCTAAATAAAGGGAGTCACCATCTCCCCGGGGACAGGGTGGCCAAACGCGGTGGCTGTGCTTCCTGAGCTGTCCTAGAAAGGAGGGACAGGGATCTCTGCCTTCCTGCCAGCACCCTGGGCTTCGGCCTCGCACtgagctcctcttcctcctggtgTTTCCCTCCTGCAAGAGGGAGATGGTGGGGTGGCTGTGAGGTGCCAGAGGGGGCATGGATGGGATCTGCTGGTCTGTGGTATtgcttctcctctcttcttcctttctttccttcttcctctcctctcctctcctctcctctcctctcctctcctctccgtctcttcctcatctccatctcttccttcctcatctccatcctccttccttctcttcttcacaCCTCTTTACCTCTTATCCCCTTCCtccacctctcctccttctctcctccCATTGTCACTACccccttctttctccttcttcctcctccgagttcttcctcctttcctctctcctcagaGCAGACCCACCCTGCCCACACTCattccccagggctgtgctgacgCTTCAGgcccctccatccatccccccaTGACCCACAGCCCATCACCGGGCCGTGTTCCCCGCTCACCCCCGGGCTGTTTTCCGCCCCAGCCCCTGAGTCAGCCCGAGCCGCATCCCCCCGGGCCGGGTTAgtcagcagggaggggaagccGTGCCCTGCCCGGGCTGACTCACCCCAAAACTGGGCGCAGGGCAGGCTGCTCCCCCTCCCACCTTGCCGTGATGCCGTGGGGGGAGTGGGGAACAACATTCCCGGTGCCCTGGCGGGAAGAATGAGTGGCCAGCCGGGAATGAGGCTCGGATGCTCATTGTGGGAGCCGGCAGGATGCTCCGGGCCTAGGAGCCGGCCCGCCGCCATGTTGATGCACCCCATGGCTGTGGGGCACACGATGAGACCCTAAATCCACGACACCCCGTGTTTGTGGGGGGTTGTGACCACGGTGACCAGGCTTGGGGTATCCTCACTGTTTCTCACTCTGCCCACGGGGAGGGAAGAAACCGAAAGaagagtattttaaaaacaacataaaTAAACCCAGCGCAGAGGGCGTTGAGTTGGACGACTACACATCCCATCGGCCGCCGCGGCGGCGCAGGCGCAGCGCGGgtgggcggggccgcggcgcgCGGCGCGCGTTGCCGCGCGGTGATTGGCGGGTGGAGCTGTCCGTCAGGGTctcgccccgcccccgccgcggcgGTGCCTGCCCGGGCTCGGCGGGCGCGCGCACCGGGACCCCGCACCGGCACCGGGGACCCCGCACCGGCGCCGCGCCCcctgccggccccgccccgcgccgcgccccggccccgccaccGCCACCGCCGCCCCGGGACCGGCCCCGGGACCGccggccgcgcccgccccgcccggtaCCGCGCcaccgccaccgccgccgccgccggcccaACCATGATGAAGTTTCGGTTCCGGCGGCAGGGTGCCGACCCGCACCGCGACCGCCTCCGCCACGACCTCTTCGCCTTCAGCAAGGTGCGTCTGGGGCGAGCGGGGGGCGCGGCGGTGGATCCCGGGGGGGCGGCTACCACCGGAGGCACCGGGGGTACCGGGCAGGGTGCGGCGAGCGGGGAGCCCCCCGGTGCCGCGGGGCTCTGGGACCCCGGCGGGATGCTGCCCGCGGGGAGGCGAGCAGCGTGCGGGGCACCGCCCCCCGGGACCGGCTGAAGCCCCGGGGGAGCCGCGCACCGGGACCTCCCCGCTCCCGGGGAAGGGGCGCGCAGAAAGGGCAGGGCCGCCTGGCCGGGGGATCCCGGGACGGGCTGGTGGGCCGCCCCGGCAGGATGCACCCCCGGGGGTGGGTCCCGGGAGCCCCGGGTGCGGGATGCGCACCGGGGGCTGCGCTCCTCCCCGTGCGGTGCAGGGGGCCACTCCGGGAGAGGATGCGACCCCCTCGGCAGCGCGACATCCCcgtcccagcccctcctggggggGTTCCCTGGAGCGCCCCGGTTCCCGCACTCCCCCTGTCCCGTGGGTTCCCCGAGGCCTCGCTCACGGGCGTTTTGGGGTGACCCGTGGTCCCGCACCCTGTCTGGCCTTGGGGCATCCCTGGCTGCATCCCCCATGAGAGGCTCACCCCGGTCTCCCCAGGGGTGGGATACCGGGGGGCTGGACCCCCTGTGTCAGCCAGAAGGGCTGTGGCAATGACCCCCTGGGCTTTCGGGGTTCCCTGGCACCCCAAAGATGCGTCTCTGTGGGGACATGAGAGGTCAGCACTTGCCCCCTCCTCCCTCGAGTTTTCCCACTTAACCCCTCATTTGGGGTGGGAGAGACCCCCAGGCTCATCAAACAACCCTGGCGCGACCCCCACCAACCCTGGGGTGCCAGATCCTTCCCTCGGGACATCGGGCTGTGCCAGCGGGTGCCCACCTGGCACTTGGTGCACCTTGTCCAGGAAGCCTTGGGACCATTCTCCTGCCCTGGCCGCGGGGCATGAGACCGCCGGCAGCGCCCCTGGATGAGCCCAAGCCGTGCccatctgtctgtccatcccggcactgctgtggggtgcttgcccagctcctgctggggccTCTGCCGTGCCCCGGAGCGCCCCCCGGGCTGTCCCGCAGCTGTCCCGCGGGTGTCGGGGTGTGCggtgctgcccagcacagccctgacccCCAGCTCGCTGCCCTGGGTGAGGGTCTGGCCGGGGGTGCaaggctcagcccagccagaGCCCCCCGTTTTTGGGGAGCTCAGTGCCACGGCCGGGTCTATGGGCGGTGTGTGCCGGTGGGATGCgctggggagaggctgaggaGAGCCCCTCGCGGccgtcccagccctggggccgcCGGCTGCCCACCTGCCTCCCATTAAGGGTTGTTTTTCCTCCCGAGCTCCAGATCTGCCTGGGATTTGCTGTAATTTGGCCGGGAGCGCGCCTTGGCCGGCCGGCACAGCCTGCCGGATGCGGGCGGGAGCGGGGGCTGCGGCTGGGGGGCTGAGCCGGGTCCCCCTTtggggctgggagtgctggggaaCTGCGACAGCGCTTTTTGAGGAGTCTTTGCCGGTGTCACGGTGTTGGTTTCTGGCCTAAAGCATCGCTGtggtgtcccctgtgctgctgccgcTGTCCCAGCTCCGTCCTCCAGCGCAGCGTGCATCCCGGGGGGATTCACCGTGACCCTGCGTGGGTCGGCACCCACGAGCATCCACTTCCTCGCCTCTCGGACGTGTTGGGACCCCCTTGGATGGGCCGGGACGCCTGGGACGGGCTGGGGACGTTTTCACGCTGCTGAAGTTGTCCCTTGGGAGGGGAACAGGAGCCGGGGTGACAGCGGCTGCCGCCGGCGGGTGCGGAAAGCCGCCCCGCTGCGCCTCTCGGATGCCCCAGACAAAGGGAGCAGGTCAGGATCCGGCCAGGCTGGCTCCGGCGGCCTCCGTATCGTCTGATCGCGCCGtggctgctcagcccagctgccctcGGGAGCCCTGCGGTGCCCGCACCGCGGGCCGGCCCGGTGGGTGCCCCCCGCGTCCCCCcgctgccggggcagcccctccccagccggCGAGCCCGGGCACGCCGCACGGCCCGGACTTCCTTGGGAAGGTGCCCTCGGGTGACACGCGGCTCCGGCGGGGACGTCCCTGGCGCTGGCGGGTCCCGCTCGCCTGGTTCTGCCGCCCGGCACCGGGGACGCCCGGTGATGTCGCAGCGGGGGGGTCCCGCTCGCCTCTCCCGGGGGGTCCTCACCGCGGGGGTTTCGAGCAGAGGGGTCCCATCCCCAAAGTGCTGGCGGGCAGTGGGACAGCTCGTTCAAGGTCAGAGCTACCCCGGCCCGTGGTGCGGCTGTtgggctgggttttggggtgctgggtggAAATTGGGTGAGGAGTGATGTCCCCTCTCCTCAAAGCTCtccctggtggcactgggggacagAGCAGCATCTTTGTGGTCCCCCATTGTAGGGGTGATGCTCAGGCTGGTGTGGGATCGGGGGTGAGGGGGGCTGTgggaggtttgggggtgtcAGAGGCGCGGGGTCCTGCTCTGACCTGCATGTCTCCACGCCAGACGGTGGAGCACGGcttccccagccagcccagcgcCCTGGCCTACGACCCCGTGCTGCGAGTGATGGCCATCGGCACCAAGGCGGGAGCCGTCAAGCTGTATCCTTTTCCTCCCACATGAGCAGGAGGTAAGGACCTCCCGGACCCTCCTGCGCTCGCTCctctctgcctgtccccatcccggAGAATGCTTGGAGAcgtggctgtgctgcttctggCCCATCCGGCAGCCCCCACTCGGCTGCCGTCCATCCCTCcgtccagctgtgctgcagctgggccgggCGGCGAGGGGGCGGCTGGAGGAAACCCCCGCCTCGCCCAAAAAACGCCGGGGAGAAAAAAGAGGCTCGGGGGCATCCCAATGGGGTCCTTCCCGCTGTTACCCCGCTTATCCCGGGGGGCTCCTGTCCATCCTCACCCACTCAGCCCTCGGGGGAGGGAGCAGCGGGGGCTCTGGCCGGCCCGGGGCTGCGGTGGGCGCGGAGCCCGGTGCCGGCTGGGGGGCCGAAGCGGGGGACGCCGAGCGGGGCCGGCCGGGCTTTGTTGGCGGCAGCGTGCAGGGAGACTTCAGAGGGCTCTGCTGGCGGGCGGCCAGGGCTGGATGCGGGCCGTGCTCGGGGGGCCCCGCGCTGCAGGAATGCGGGCTGGGGGCGGCCGCGCCCGCAGCGGGGTCGGGGTGTGGGGGGCGGCCGCGCTCCCCCTCCCCCAGGCCGGCGGCTCGCTGCCTCCCGAGCACAAAGATGGCGTGTTTTGTTCTGCCGGGGCCGCCCGGGTGCCAGCCAGCCCGGCCGCGACGTCGCCGGCCGCCCCACTCGCCCGCCCAGCCCGCGGTGCCGGTCCCAGCTGAGCCCCCCCCGGCACGGCGGGGATGCGGTTGTGGGGGGCTGCGGTGTCCTGAGCATCCTCTGcggggatggttttggggtggtaCCCGGCGTGGTACCCCGTGCCTACatggccctgctctggctgcctccAAAAAGATGCTTCTGGAGGCTGGAGGTGCCGGGGAAGCCGGGGCCGGGCGAGGCAGCAGCCGGAGCTGGCCTGACTGGCGTTACTGGTTAGTGGGGGCACCCCTGGGTGCTCCCCGGCCGGGCTGGGCAGATCTGGTTGCTGACAGCCCGGCATTGAGGGGCAGCCAGTGCCTGGGGGGGTCTCCTGGGACAGCTGGAGGTCCCTGTGCCTGGACCCCCATTCCACATACTGGTGACACTGGTGTGCCCGAGCCACTTGCCTTGAGGGCTCTCTCAGCTTGTGGCACTCTTTTGGGTGGGGAAAGACCCCAGAATGAGCAAGGATGGGCGGCATCCCCCATGTATGTCGCACCGAGAGCCCTCTGCGTGCTCCCTGCTTCATTCCCATGCCCTGTTCCCTGCTGTCTCCAAActctgtggctgtccctggctctgccagctccgctgtgcccagcactgccagacagctcctgcctgtccgGCCGGGCAGAGCCGCCGGGCTGGTTCCCCGTGCCCAGGGCGCCAGAGGGTGGCCAGGGGCAAGGACTCCCAGCACACAGCAtgcccagaggggctgcacaGCACACTGGTGACAccgggctgggggcagcagctggtctggggctgctgggtgtgctggggatgccaggctgggctgctctgtgcgGTGCTGCAGCCGCTGCGCGGGTCCTGCCGCGGTTCCTGCCGCGGTTCCTGCTGCCGTTCCTGCCGAGCGGCGTCGCCGAAGGAGCCGGGACCAGTCGGGTGAGTGCGGCTGTGCCGGCGCATGCCGAACCCCACCCCGCCGCCGGTGCGTGCCGGGGCTCCCGGCGCCTCTcgcacacccagcccagctgtgagcGTTGGCCGCAGCCTGACCTGGGACATCCCGGCTGGAGCTGCTTGGTGGATCCCAGCCTGACCTGGGACATCCTGGCTGGAGGTGCTTGGTGGATCCCAGCCTGACCTGGGACATCCTAGCTGGAGGTGCTTGGTGGATCCCAGCCTGACCTGGGACATCCCAGCTGGAGGTGCTTGGTGGATCCCAGCCTGACCTGCCGTGCCCCAGCTGGAGGTGCTTGGTGGATTTCAGGCTGATTCAGAGCGTCCTGGTTGGAGTTGGAGGTGCTTGGTGGATCCCGGATGGGGATGGTGGTGCCCAGGCCAGCTCTGGCATGGGGTgcagccagggatgctctgccctggctctcctggggacagggggctgAACTGGTGTTTGCAGGCAGAACTGTGACCTGAGGGAATACGGAGGGTCCTGAGTTTGCTGGGGAAGggtgtgtgggggggggggggccctACCCTTGTTGTTTCTTTGACGGCCCCCCCAGATATGGCGCACCGGGTGTGGAGCTGACAGGCCTGCACAAGGAGACAGCCACTGTCACCCAGCTGCACTTCCTTCCCGGCCAGGTACGAGGGTGTCCCGGGGGGGAacctggcagcagccccccaGCACCTCACACACCCCTCTATCATccccccctccatccccagggctggctcctgtCGCTGCTGGACGACAACACGCTGCACCTGTGGGAGGTGTGCCACAAGGAGGGCTGCTCCCACCTGGAGGAGACCCGCAGCTTCGGCCTCCCGGGACGCCCAGGGTCCGCCGGCGCTAAGTACTTGCCTGGGGGTCGGAGCCGCTCCCCCACGGGGCTgcggcggtgccggtgccggctGGGAACGGCGCGGGGGAGCAGCCGGTCTGCCGGGGCGGGATGGTGGCCAAGGTCCTCTCCGTGGTGGTGTTTGCCCCACTGGGATGCTCCTCTGATCTCAGCTGAGATGCTGAGTGCAGGGAACAGCTCTGGATTTTTATGGTGCTGGCAGGGCCCGGGGGTGATTAATGGCTGTAATTGCTGTTGGCACTGAGGCTGTCCTTGCCCTTGTCCTCCTGCACTCAGGGAGATGGGaatggagggatggagcagggcaggtcTGGGTCTCTTTGACGCTCCCCCAGACCCAACCTGGTGCTGAGGCAGCCCCTGTtccccccacagctgctctcctggcatCACACGGGTGACAGTGGTCCTGCCCATGGCTGCTGGTGCCATGGTCTGTTTGGGCACTGAGGGTGGTGCCGTGTACTTTGTCACCCTGCCCACCCTGACGCTGCTGGAGGACAAAACCCTCTTCCCAGATGAGATCCTGCAGAGGTGAGAGCCCTGCAGGCCCCATGCCCCTGCATCCCCATCACCCCCAGCCCATCTCTGACCCCCTGTGCCTGttcccccccagtgtccctgatGATTATCGCTGTGGGAAGGCGCTGGGGCCCGTGGAGTCCATCCAGGAGCACCCACGCAACGGCAGCCGGCTTCTCATCGGCTACAGCCGGGGGCTGCTGGtcctgtgggagcagagcactcGTGCTGTCCTGCATCTCTTCCTGGGCAACCAGGtactggggctgggggggtcaTGGccctgggtgtgtgtgtgtgtgtgtccccatgtgaGTGCTGAGCCCCCCGtgtggccctgcagcagctggagagcctGGCCTGGGCAACCAGGTACCAGGGCTGGTGGGGCCATGGCCCTgggtgtgtgtgtccccatccatgtggggctggtggggctgtgtgtgtgtgttcccaTGTGAGTGCTGAGCCCCCCGtgtggccctgcagcagctggagagcctGGCCTGGGAGCAGAGCGGGACGAGCATCGTCAGCTCCCACAGCGACGGCGGGTACATGGTGTGGGCAGCGAGCGGCACCGGCCTGAGGACCCAGCAGCCCGTCATGTCCACCATCCCCTACGGTACAGgatgggggtctggggggctctggggttgGGAGCTGATCCCCTCCCATATCCCGGTGCTACAGCCAGTGTTGGTGTTTTCATTTCAGGGCCGTTCCCTTGCAAAGCCATCAGCAAAATCCTCTGGCGAACCTGCGAGTCAGGGTAGGTGGGTGGGCTGGGCATGGGCACAGGGGGCACTTGGGGGTCCAGGGTCTGATGGCAACTGCTTCATCCCACCCAGGAACCCCTTCATCATCTTCAGTGGGGGGATGCCACGCGCCAGCTATGGTGACAGGCACTGTGTCAGCGTGCTGCAGGGCCAGACCCTGGCCACACTCGACTTCACCTCCCGCGTCATTGACTTCTTCACTGTGCAGAGCGCAGAGGTGCCCGAGGGAGGTACGTCCTGCCAGGGCCGCCCGGGGAGCGGGTGATGCTGTGGGGGTCTCCACGTGCAGCAGCcatctcccccctccccaggcttTGAGAACCCCCGAGCCCTCGTGGTGCtggtggaggaggagctggtggcCATCGACCTGCAGACACCGGGCTGGCCCACCATCCCTGCCCCGTACCTGGCACCTCTGCACTCCTCTGCCATCACCTGCTCCTGCCATGTCTCCAACGTGCCCCTCAAGCTCTGGGAGAGGATCGTCAGCGTGGGCGAGCAGCAGAGCCCCCGGCAATCCTCTGCGGTCAGTGatgggggtggtggggaggggtcctgctGAGCCCTTCCAGCATGGCCCAGTGGCTTCAtcccttcctccatccctccctccaggcTTGGCCCATTGATGGGGGGAAGAACCTGGCCCAGGAGCCCACGCAGAGGGGGCTTCTCCTCACCGGGTGagtgggctggcagcagggagggggcctgggaaccccaaaatgtgGGGGGGGACACATCCACACCCATTTCTGGTGGAGATTAATGGCTCTAATTGCTAATTGGGATGGTGGTGGCATCCACTCCCTCATTTGGGGTGGGCTGCCCCTTTTTGTTCTGGCTGGGCATGAGTGTGTCACCTGCTGCgctgtcccccgtgtccccccctcTGGCACTGTGGctgccagcacacaggcagctctTGTTAGCCGGGCAGATGTTGGGGCCCACACTGACAGGACCCCCCCCTCCCAGGCACGAGGACGGCACGGTGCGGTTCTGGGATGCCTCGGGGGTCTCCCTGAAGCCCCTCTACAAGCTGGGCACCGCCAACATCTTCCAGACAGACTGTGAGCACAATGACAGCCTCAACCAGGCGGGCGAGGAGGAGTGGCCTCCGTTCCGCAAGGTGAGGTCCCCTGGGCAGGGTGACACTGCCATGGAGCTCAGcaccctcctggctctgccagcactggagggggcaaacccagagctgggcacGGGGGATGCACCTGCTGGAGCCATCTCGGCTGCGCCCCGGGGACGTGTCCCCcggctcagggcacagctgctgtgtgaCGCACTGTGGGGACACAAGGGACGCTTGTTTCCGTGGGCCCCGTCCATGGGTCTCCCCCAGCATGGGGGACAGGGCCGGGGGGTGAGTGGGGACAGACTTTTCCTGGGCGTGATGCCCAGAGTGGCCCGTGTGCCACAGCTGGCGGAGGGATGCGGGGGTGCAGGGGGGCTGTCCCACAGCTGTGTGCGGGGTCCTGGCTGTCCCTTCAGCTGTCCCCTCCCGCAGGTGGGCTGCTTTGATCCCTACAGCGATGACCCGCGCCTGGGCGTGCAGAAGATCGCGCTCTGCAAGTACACGGCCAAGATGGTGGTGGCTGGCACGGCGGGGCAGGTAAGAGCAGGGGCTTCCCCATTGGGGACCCACAGCATGAGGGGGCTACAGACCCCCACGGTTGTCCTTGAGGGGCTCCTAGCCTGGGTTTAGCCCCCGGTGTGCAGCAGGCTGGCTGGCTGGGGGAGGTCCagtgtgtccccctgtctgtgtttgtccctgcaggtgctggtgaTGGAGCTGAGCGATGAGAAGTCAGAGCACGCGGTCAGCGTGGCCACCGTGGACCTGCTGCAGGACCGTGAGGGCTTCACCTGGAAGGGCCACGACCGCCTGGCCCCCCGGAACGGGCCCCTCCACTTCCCCCCCGGCTTCCAGCCCAGCGTGCTGGTGCAGTGCGTGCCCCCCGCCGCCGTCACCGCCGTCACCCTCCACTCCGAGTGGAACCTCGTGGCCTTCGGCACCAGCCACGGCTTCGGGCTCTTCGACTACTACCGGCGCAACCCCGTGCTGGCCAGGTATGGGGGGACCTCGGTGCTGGGGACCCCTGGATggcctgggggtgctgagcagCCTTGGTGCCTACAGGTGTACGCTGCACCCCAACGACTCGCTGGCCATGGAGGGGCCCCTGTCCCGCGTGAAGTCCCTCAAGAAGTCCCTGCGCCAGTCCTTCCGCCGCATCCGCAAGAGCCGCGTGTCGGGCAAGAAGAGGCTCAATgccagcagcccctccagcaAGGTGGGCAGGGAGTGGGGGTCACCGTGGCAGCTCCCCGTCCCCACCCAGCAGAGAGTGAGCGACCCTGTGTCCCCTCGCCAGGTGCAGGAGGCCAATGCGCAGCTGGCGGAGCAGGCAGGTCCCCCCGAGGTGGAGATGACTCCGGTGCAGCGGCGGATCGAGCCTCGCTCAGCCGATGATTCGCTTTCGGGGGTCGTGCGGTGCCTCTACTTTGCCGACACCTTCCTCCGTGACGGTGAGaccccctccctgcctccctccctgggaAAAGCCCCCAGGCTGGGTCTGTGGGGAGGGGGTTCTGACACTGCTCCACCCCCACAGCCGCCCACCACGGCCCCACGATGTGGGCAGGGACCAACTCGGGCTCGGTGTTTGCCTACGCCCTGGAGGTGCCGTCGCAGGAGAAGTTCTCGGAGCGGGCGGTGGAGGcggtgctggggaaggagatCCAGCTGATGCACCGGGCGCCCGTGGTGGCCATTGCGGTGCTGGACGGGCGGGGGAACCCCCTGCCCGAGCCCTACGAGGTGTCTCGGGACCTGGCCAAGGCCCCCGACATGCAGGGCAGCCACTCCATGCTCATCTCCTCTGAGGAACAGTTCAAGGTGAGTGTGGGGCTCAGTGTCCCGCTGTGGTAGAGATGGGACACAAAATGTCCCTTGTCCTCTTTGGATGTCTTCATCATGCAGGGACTGGAGGTGACCAGTCAGGTTTTGGGGGCACTCCTATGCCTGTTCTAGGGTGTGAATCCAAGGGGAAGGTGCCCCCCTAAACCCTGCAGGTTCCTGTTCTCCCCTGAGCccggctcctcctgccccccagGTGTTCACGCTGCCCAAAGTGAGTGCCAAGACCAAGTTCAAGCTGACAGC
This genomic window from Molothrus aeneus isolate 106 chromosome 16, BPBGC_Maene_1.0, whole genome shotgun sequence contains:
- the LLGL1 gene encoding lethal(2) giant larvae protein homolog 1 isoform X2, whose amino-acid sequence is MMKFRFRRQGADPHRDRLRHDLFAFSKTVEHGFPSQPSALAYDPVLRVMAIGTKAGAVKLYGAPGVELTGLHKETATVTQLHFLPGQGWLLSLLDDNTLHLWEVCHKEGCSHLEETRSFGLPGRPGCSPGITRVTVVLPMAAGAMVCLGTEGGAVYFVTLPTLTLLEDKTLFPDEILQSVPDDYRCGKALGPVESIQEHPRNGSRLLIGYSRGLLVLWEQSTRAVLHLFLGNQQLESLAWEQSGTSIVSSHSDGGYMVWAASGTGLRTQQPVMSTIPYGPFPCKAISKILWRTCESGNPFIIFSGGMPRASYGDRHCVSVLQGQTLATLDFTSRVIDFFTVQSAEVPEGGFENPRALVVLVEEELVAIDLQTPGWPTIPAPYLAPLHSSAITCSCHVSNVPLKLWERIVSVGEQQSPRQSSAAWPIDGGKNLAQEPTQRGLLLTGHEDGTVRFWDASGVSLKPLYKLGTANIFQTDCEHNDSLNQAGEEEWPPFRKVGCFDPYSDDPRLGVQKIALCKYTAKMVVAGTAGQVLVMELSDEKSEHAVSVATVDLLQDREGFTWKGHDRLAPRNGPLHFPPGFQPSVLVQCVPPAAVTAVTLHSEWNLVAFGTSHGFGLFDYYRRNPVLARCTLHPNDSLAMEGPLSRVKSLKKSLRQSFRRIRKSRVSGKKRLNASSPSSKVQEANAQLAEQAGPPEVEMTPVQRRIEPRSADDSLSGVVRCLYFADTFLRDAAHHGPTMWAGTNSGSVFAYALEVPSQEKFSERAVEAVLGKEIQLMHRAPVVAIAVLDGRGNPLPEPYEVSRDLAKAPDMQGSHSMLISSEEQFKVFTLPKVSAKTKFKLTAHEGCRVRKVALVSLASAGSEERLENCLACLTNLGDIHIFTVPSLRPQVHYSCIRKEDISGIASCVFTKHGQGFYLISPSEFERFSLSARNVTEPLCRLEVARLQDTSCLSNSSAVTPKLPQANGTHVPRSSEGQHSPSDSDRSPEEHPAAFSPGPIDSPNSSLETPLDTTGDITVEEVKDFLASSEEAEQNLRNTSEDEARPTGILIK
- the LLGL1 gene encoding lethal(2) giant larvae protein homolog 1 isoform X1, giving the protein MMKFRFRRQGADPHRDRLRHDLFAFSKTVEHGFPSQPSALAYDPVLRVMAIGTKAGAVKLYGAPGVELTGLHKETATVTQLHFLPGQGWLLSLLDDNTLHLWEVCHKEGCSHLEETRSFGLPGRPGSAGANCSPGITRVTVVLPMAAGAMVCLGTEGGAVYFVTLPTLTLLEDKTLFPDEILQSVPDDYRCGKALGPVESIQEHPRNGSRLLIGYSRGLLVLWEQSTRAVLHLFLGNQQLESLAWEQSGTSIVSSHSDGGYMVWAASGTGLRTQQPVMSTIPYGPFPCKAISKILWRTCESGNPFIIFSGGMPRASYGDRHCVSVLQGQTLATLDFTSRVIDFFTVQSAEVPEGGFENPRALVVLVEEELVAIDLQTPGWPTIPAPYLAPLHSSAITCSCHVSNVPLKLWERIVSVGEQQSPRQSSAAWPIDGGKNLAQEPTQRGLLLTGHEDGTVRFWDASGVSLKPLYKLGTANIFQTDCEHNDSLNQAGEEEWPPFRKVGCFDPYSDDPRLGVQKIALCKYTAKMVVAGTAGQVLVMELSDEKSEHAVSVATVDLLQDREGFTWKGHDRLAPRNGPLHFPPGFQPSVLVQCVPPAAVTAVTLHSEWNLVAFGTSHGFGLFDYYRRNPVLARCTLHPNDSLAMEGPLSRVKSLKKSLRQSFRRIRKSRVSGKKRLNASSPSSKVQEANAQLAEQAGPPEVEMTPVQRRIEPRSADDSLSGVVRCLYFADTFLRDAAHHGPTMWAGTNSGSVFAYALEVPSQEKFSERAVEAVLGKEIQLMHRAPVVAIAVLDGRGNPLPEPYEVSRDLAKAPDMQGSHSMLISSEEQFKVFTLPKVSAKTKFKLTAHEGCRVRKVALVSLASAGSEERLENCLACLTNLGDIHIFTVPSLRPQVHYSCIRKEDISGIASCVFTKHGQGFYLISPSEFERFSLSARNVTEPLCRLEVARLQDTSCLSNSSAVTPKLPQANGTHVPRSSEGQHSPSDSDRSPEEHPAAFSPGPIDSPNSSLETPLDTTGDITVEEVKDFLASSEEAEQNLRNTSEDEARPTGILIK